From Seriola aureovittata isolate HTS-2021-v1 ecotype China chromosome 20, ASM2101889v1, whole genome shotgun sequence, a single genomic window includes:
- the nanog gene encoding homeobox protein NANOG, with product MADWKAQISYNYNPSYHAYAYGLMYQPAPEQNQGNLTCWGEAGVTDLNNYNTGVTQAYYATTARTRDESPPGSPEQHAVNGHHHYQGSGVVYLGDAQAGRLFRARPHRAAYDARAHGVRRAGSDSTSDSEPHTSPEPWSSSSSRGGSLPQIDSATWTKKDLGNEAGSRSSTASKDVSSSLVEEPQTFAVTRNKSTNNITSLHVPLISTNKLSNTVGNNPKGKVRAAFSESQMNALVQRFSVQRYLTPAEMKNLAEMTGLTYKQVKTWFQNRRMKLRRHQKDTSWVSERYTINKDSPLNGTIYTNIPSHIPSYQGEAQPQLKEHYNQHMVEAALKKTAPQNVAFYLAAMGSAAGPPGYHSWSSTSSQTAVSTRPQATGWSMPPGVGQYEYSPNVFNSSASNTGHDMSFETKDEEPVDS from the exons ATGGCAGACTGGAAGGCGCAGATAAGTTACAACTACAACCCCTCTTACCATGCCTATGCTTATGGCCTTATGTACCAACCTGCGCCCGAGCAAAACCAGGGGAACTTGACCTGCTGGGGCGAAGCCGGAGTCACGGACTTGAACAACTACAACACCGGGGTAACACAGGCCTACTACGCCACCACCGCCAGGACCCGGGACGAGTCTCCACCTGGCAGTCCGGAGCAGCATGCCGTAAACGGCCATCACCACTACCAGGGTTCCGGGGTGGTTTACCTCGGTGACGCCCAGGCAGGCCGTCTATTCCGGGCCAGACCACACCGGGCTGCCTACGATGCACGGGCACATGGGGTCAGGCGAGCAGGGAGCGATTCAACCAGCGACTCGGAGCCGCACACCTCACCAG AGCCATGGAGTTCTAGCAGTAGCAGAGGAGGAAGTCTGCCCCAGATAGACTCTGCTACATGGACAAAGAAAGATCTTGGCAACGAGGCAGGCAGCAGGAGCTCCACTGCCAGCAAGGATGTTTCCAGCTCTCTGGTGGAGGAGCCACAGACCTTTGCTGTCACAAGGAATAAAAGCACCAACAACATCACCTCTTTACACGTACCCTTAATTTCCACTAATAAGCTAAGTAATACTGTTGGAAATAACCCTAAAGGAAAGGTCCGGGCTGCCTTCTCAGAGAGTCAGATGAATGCTCTTGTCCAGCGCTTTAGCGTGCAGAGGTACCTCACCCCAGCTGAAATGAAGAACCTGGCAGAAATGACAGGACTGACCTACAAACAG GTGAAGACTTGGTTTCAAAACCGAAGGATGAAGCTAAGGAGGCATCAGAAAGATACCAGCTGGGTGTCTGAGCGCTATACAATCAACAAGGACAGCCCACTTAATGGAACCATATACACCAACATTCCCTCGCATATCCCATCT TATCAGGGAGAGGCCCAACCCCAGCTCAAGGAGCATTACAACCAGCACATGGTGGAGGCAGCCTTAAAGAAGACTGCTCCTCAGAACGTGGCCTTTTATTTGGCTGCTATGGGCAGTGCCGCTGGACCTCCCGGGTACCACTCCTGGTCGTCCACTTCATCCCAGACTGCAGTGTCCACAAGGCCCCAGGCAACTGGCTGGTCCATGCCCCCAGGTGTCGGCCAGTATGAATACAGTCCCAATGTATTTAACTCATCTGCAAGTAACACTGGGCATGATATGAGCTTTGAAACCAAAGATGAGGAGCCTGTCGACAGCTGA